The proteins below are encoded in one region of Rhodoluna lacicola:
- the panC gene encoding pantoate--beta-alanine ligase, whose translation MQRVSGINELTAAVEAAKKDGLEVAFVPTMGALHEGHLSLIKEARRHAAFVVVSIFVNPLQFGAGEDFEKYPRAIEEDAEKLDGIGVSVLFTPTVNDLYRGNLNVSESAGHIGELYEGSARPDHFDGMLTVVARLFEAVKPNYAVFGAKDAQQVYLVKQLAAQKFTGIEIIVAPTIRESNGLALSSRNRYLSPADHKVAEHISAALRSAQQAASTPGGSPQSVLQAATTEMTKAPEAKLDYIALVDADTFEAVNDGFTGRAILLIAAVVGETRLIDNTEITF comes from the coding sequence ATGCAAAGAGTGTCCGGCATCAACGAACTCACCGCCGCGGTTGAAGCCGCTAAAAAAGATGGCCTAGAAGTTGCATTTGTGCCAACCATGGGAGCACTGCACGAGGGGCACCTCTCTCTAATTAAAGAAGCACGCAGGCACGCAGCTTTTGTGGTGGTTTCAATTTTTGTGAACCCATTGCAGTTTGGCGCCGGTGAAGATTTTGAAAAGTATCCGCGGGCAATTGAAGAAGACGCCGAGAAGCTTGATGGCATCGGGGTATCGGTGTTGTTCACCCCAACCGTGAATGACCTGTACCGCGGAAATTTGAATGTCAGCGAAAGCGCCGGGCACATCGGCGAACTTTACGAGGGGTCCGCCCGGCCAGATCACTTTGACGGAATGCTCACCGTGGTGGCAAGACTCTTTGAGGCGGTGAAGCCAAATTACGCGGTGTTTGGCGCCAAGGATGCGCAACAGGTTTACCTGGTCAAGCAGTTGGCCGCACAAAAATTTACCGGCATCGAAATAATCGTTGCGCCAACAATTCGCGAATCAAACGGTCTTGCGCTTTCAAGCAGAAATCGATATTTGAGCCCAGCCGATCACAAGGTGGCCGAACACATTTCGGCCGCGCTGCGAAGTGCACAGCAGGCTGCGAGCACACCGGGTGGCTCGCCACAGTCGGTGCTCCAGGCAGCTACTACAGAGATGACTAAGGCACCTGAGGCTAAACTTGATTACATCGCCCTTGTCGACGCCGACACCTTTGAGGCCGTCAACGACGGATTCACCGGCCGGGCAATTTTGCTCATCGCAGCCGTGGTGGGCGAGACCCGATTGATCGACAACACCGAAATCACGTTTTAG